The Deinococcus roseus genome window below encodes:
- the folK gene encoding 2-amino-4-hydroxy-6-hydroxymethyldihydropteridine diphosphokinase: MSLALIALGGNLGDVVSNFQFALDWLDELGTVQGKSSLYRTVPVGVTDAQEDYLNAVVSLETTLSAEELLEELLSIEHARGRERFIKNGARTLDLDLLAYGDLVLQTEQLTLPHPRMWERAFVLKPLHDILPDWVHPVHKQAVWEAVAGLELEGIELEAEVW, encoded by the coding sequence ATGAGCCTTGCATTGATTGCTCTGGGAGGCAACCTGGGAGATGTGGTCTCCAACTTCCAGTTTGCCCTGGACTGGCTGGACGAACTGGGCACCGTGCAGGGCAAATCCAGTTTGTACCGCACGGTGCCTGTGGGTGTGACAGACGCCCAGGAAGATTACCTGAATGCTGTGGTTTCCCTGGAAACCACCCTCTCTGCAGAAGAACTGCTGGAAGAACTCCTCAGCATTGAACACGCCAGAGGCCGGGAGCGTTTCATCAAGAACGGTGCCCGCACCCTGGATCTGGATTTGCTGGCCTATGGAGATCTGGTCTTGCAAACCGAACAGCTGACTTTGCCCCACCCCCGCATGTGGGAACGGGCTTTTGTGCTCAAACCCCTGCATGACATCCTGCCCGACTGGGTGCACCCTGTGCACAAACAGGCCGTCTGGGAAGCCGTTGCAGGTCTGGAACTGGAAGGCATAGAACTGGAAGCCGAAGTCTGGTGA
- the folB gene encoding dihydroneopterin aldolase, producing the protein MQYSNAARTAFQHAREEAHALGHYEVLMEHLLLGLLREKYPFQTLLTDYGFTLDILRKRLTRIFPPATKRDQASISMSSGVREVMETASVVAKELNSPDILPEHLLISALEALHNRPIFDGLNDEGLRAAIRYHYSAEKVAPVLSNQPLGKVVLSGLEFHGRHGVYQEETRLGARFVVDAELGFDYAGIPDHVDSTIDYEKVYRTVQDEVTAKSYYLIEVLANSIADRLMMEQPKLQKLLIRVHKPHAPLPGVFRDVYAEVERRR; encoded by the coding sequence ATGCAGTATTCCAACGCCGCCCGAACTGCTTTTCAGCATGCCCGTGAAGAAGCCCATGCCCTCGGGCATTATGAAGTCCTGATGGAACACCTGCTGCTGGGATTGCTGCGGGAAAAATACCCCTTCCAGACCCTGCTCACCGATTATGGCTTCACCCTGGACATCCTGCGCAAACGCCTGACCCGCATTTTCCCACCTGCCACGAAGCGGGACCAGGCCTCCATCAGCATGTCCAGTGGGGTGCGTGAGGTCATGGAAACCGCTTCGGTGGTGGCAAAAGAACTGAACAGTCCTGACATCCTGCCCGAACACCTGTTGATCAGCGCACTGGAAGCCCTGCACAACCGCCCCATCTTTGACGGCCTCAACGATGAGGGGCTGCGTGCTGCCATCCGCTACCATTACTCAGCAGAGAAAGTGGCTCCGGTGCTGTCCAACCAGCCTCTGGGAAAAGTGGTGCTCTCCGGGCTGGAGTTCCATGGGCGGCATGGCGTTTACCAGGAAGAAACCCGACTGGGAGCACGGTTTGTGGTGGATGCAGAGCTCGGCTTCGATTACGCTGGCATTCCCGACCATGTTGATTCCACCATCGACTATGAAAAGGTCTACCGCACCGTGCAGGACGAGGTGACGGCCAAAAGCTACTACCTGATCGAGGTGCTGGCCAACAGCATTGCAGACCGCCTGATGATGGAGCAGCCCAAATTGCAGAAACTGCTGATCCGGGTGCACAAACCCCACGCCCCGCTTCCTGGCGTCTTCCGTGACGTGTATGCAGAAGTGGAGCGCAGAAGATGA
- a CDS encoding DUF4384 domain-containing protein: MKRHTFVLGALAATALTTALAAPMISPQRIIVNPVPTELKVDVWTDKTGTDPDYRPGDQIKIYTKVTQDAYVYLFNVDPTGHVDLILPNKYAGGANFIKANVTKVFPDANDGFTFDIAAPYGRNKVLALASKTALDLNTLAKFESQQSFADVSATGQKQLAQKLSIIVKPLPQDKWITDTAFYDVVK, from the coding sequence ATGAAAAGACACACCTTCGTATTAGGCGCTCTCGCCGCAACCGCACTGACCACCGCACTTGCCGCCCCCATGATCAGCCCCCAGCGCATCATCGTCAACCCCGTTCCCACGGAATTGAAAGTGGATGTCTGGACTGACAAGACTGGCACCGATCCTGACTACCGCCCTGGCGACCAGATCAAGATCTACACCAAAGTCACCCAGGATGCCTACGTGTACCTGTTCAACGTGGACCCCACCGGTCACGTGGACCTGATCCTGCCCAACAAGTACGCCGGTGGTGCCAACTTCATCAAAGCCAACGTCACCAAAGTGTTCCCTGATGCCAACGACGGCTTCACCTTCGACATTGCTGCTCCTTACGGCCGCAACAAGGTGCTGGCCCTGGCCAGCAAGACCGCCCTGGACCTCAACACCCTTGCCAAGTTTGAATCCCAGCAGAGCTTTGCCGATGTGAGCGCCACCGGCCAGAAACAACTGGCCCAGAAACTCTCCATCATCGTCAAACCCCTCCCTCAGGACAAGTGGATCACCGATACTGCGTTCTACGACGTGGTGAAGTAA
- the folP gene encoding dihydropteroate synthase: MNTFHLDFGFQVPGSIPMQNSHRVTWTGTAVMGILNATPDSFSDAGRHFQLEAAVEQARRMVMAGVKVLDVGGESTRPGAEPVDVQEELRRVLPLIEALQDFPVLISIDTMKPEVAKAALQAGAHIVNDVTGLQNPRMIRVCAERGVPAIIMHMQGKPRTMQHHPSYQNVVQEVRDFLFQQAEKALQQGVLSVMLDPGIGFGKTLQHNLTLIRSLSGLAPHPVLLGASRKKLIDVLAGVPDAKDRDPGSIALHLYGAEQGAAMVRVHDAESHLQALKVWNALKE, translated from the coding sequence GTGAACACCTTCCACCTTGACTTTGGGTTTCAGGTTCCAGGCAGCATTCCCATGCAGAACAGCCACAGGGTGACATGGACCGGGACCGCTGTGATGGGCATCCTGAATGCCACCCCGGACAGTTTCAGCGATGCAGGACGGCACTTTCAACTGGAAGCTGCTGTGGAGCAGGCCCGCAGGATGGTGATGGCAGGGGTGAAGGTGCTGGATGTGGGTGGAGAATCCACCCGCCCTGGCGCTGAACCTGTAGATGTGCAGGAAGAATTGCGGCGGGTGCTGCCCCTGATTGAAGCCCTGCAGGACTTTCCAGTGCTCATCAGCATCGACACGATGAAGCCTGAAGTGGCAAAAGCTGCCCTGCAGGCAGGAGCGCACATTGTCAATGATGTGACGGGCCTGCAGAATCCCCGGATGATACGGGTGTGTGCAGAAAGAGGCGTTCCAGCCATCATCATGCACATGCAGGGCAAACCCCGCACCATGCAACACCATCCCAGCTACCAGAATGTGGTGCAGGAGGTCCGGGACTTTTTGTTCCAGCAAGCAGAAAAGGCTTTGCAGCAAGGTGTTCTTTCGGTGATGCTGGATCCAGGCATTGGTTTTGGCAAGACCCTGCAACACAACCTCACCCTGATCCGTTCCCTGTCTGGGCTTGCCCCTCATCCCGTGCTGCTGGGCGCTTCCAGAAAGAAGCTGATTGATGTGCTGGCAGGTGTTCCAGACGCAAAAGACCGCGATCCTGGCAGCATTGCCCTGCACCTGTATGGCGCAGAGCAGGGGGCAGCCATGGTGCGGGTTCACGATGCAGAATCCCACCTTCAGGCCCTGAAAGTCTGGAATGCACTGAAAGAATAG
- a CDS encoding GNAT family N-acetyltransferase, which translates to MIQEWNADQIKAHLKDFAVLLRDAVEAGSSIGFVLPLPETEVQEYWTSVCEAVASGSKRLLVALDEGKVVGTVQLNLESRSNGNHRAEVAKLIVLTSHRRRGIGKALLDALEALARKLNRQTLFLDTVLGDGAERLYRFAGYTFVGSIPAYARSTQGVLEANAIYYKLLS; encoded by the coding sequence ATGATTCAGGAATGGAATGCCGACCAGATCAAAGCCCACCTTAAAGATTTTGCTGTCCTGCTCAGGGATGCCGTGGAAGCAGGAAGCTCCATCGGGTTTGTGCTTCCCCTCCCGGAAACCGAAGTGCAGGAGTACTGGACTTCGGTGTGTGAGGCTGTTGCCTCGGGGAGCAAGCGTTTGCTGGTCGCGCTGGATGAAGGCAAGGTGGTGGGCACCGTGCAACTCAACCTGGAAAGCCGCAGCAACGGCAACCACCGTGCAGAGGTGGCCAAACTCATCGTGCTGACCAGCCACCGCCGCAGAGGAATCGGGAAAGCCCTGCTGGACGCTTTAGAAGCCCTGGCCAGAAAGTTGAACCGCCAGACCCTCTTTCTGGACACCGTGCTGGGAGACGGCGCAGAACGGCTTTACCGCTTTGCAGGCTACACCTTTGTGGGATCCATCCCTGCTTATGCCAGAAGCACCCAGGGGGTTCTGGAAGCCAACGCCATTTACTACAAGCTGCTTTCCTGA
- a CDS encoding GNAT family N-acetyltransferase: protein MHIREALREDLPHIVDIYNSTVASRMVTADLEPVSVQSREDWFAAHSPEHHPLWVLQDGEHIAGWLSFSAFYGRPAYRHTAEVSIYLHPDQRGKGLGKVLLREALNHAPVLDFHTLLAFIFSHNQPSLKLFEGMGFVKHGELPRVAVLDGQERSLTLLGKRIKE from the coding sequence ATGCACATCAGAGAGGCCCTGCGCGAAGACCTGCCGCACATCGTGGATATCTACAACTCCACCGTGGCTTCCCGCATGGTGACTGCGGATCTGGAACCCGTTTCGGTGCAAAGCCGGGAAGACTGGTTTGCGGCCCACAGTCCAGAGCACCACCCCCTTTGGGTTTTGCAGGATGGAGAACACATCGCAGGCTGGCTGAGCTTTTCGGCCTTCTATGGACGACCAGCCTACCGCCACACCGCCGAGGTCAGCATTTACCTGCACCCAGACCAGCGTGGAAAAGGACTGGGCAAGGTGCTGCTGAGAGAAGCCCTCAACCACGCTCCAGTGCTGGACTTTCACACACTGCTGGCCTTCATTTTCAGCCACAACCAGCCCAGCCTGAAACTCTTTGAAGGCATGGGTTTTGTGAAACACGGAGAACTTCCCAGAGTTGCCGTGCTGGACGGACAGGAACGCAGCCTTACCCTGCTGGGAAAACGCATCAAGGAGTGA
- a CDS encoding LysR family transcriptional regulator, with product MIETDQLLAFERIVREGSFSKAAFALGISQPTISARIQALEKSLGGTVFTRGRTVHLTERGTSFLPYAKRALAVLNDGLNAAKLAASGEQGALRVAALRSLTVHLLARSSGVFMERFPEVQCTLFEGDHWMVIEQLHDGVVELGLICYPPLDYGVAEVRPLLRMVEPIILAVHPDHPLSQKKLWSREAFLEACPLLLQQRWWQVTPMAVNTLNTQARKMADVPMEVGRHLVHTGLAAGFFPKMLVQPELDAGALVQLEIQGLPPMLRETALVQLARRQHTSPIAQHFTGILAQVARKLDIAIYREKT from the coding sequence GTGATCGAGACCGACCAGTTGCTGGCTTTTGAGCGCATCGTGCGGGAAGGAAGTTTCTCCAAGGCGGCATTTGCCCTGGGCATTTCCCAGCCCACCATCAGTGCCCGAATTCAGGCACTGGAAAAAAGCCTGGGTGGGACGGTGTTCACCCGTGGACGCACCGTGCATCTGACCGAGCGGGGCACCAGTTTTCTGCCTTATGCAAAACGTGCCCTGGCCGTTCTGAACGATGGTTTGAACGCTGCAAAACTGGCCGCCAGTGGAGAGCAAGGTGCCCTGCGTGTGGCTGCCCTGCGTTCCCTGACCGTGCATTTGCTGGCCCGGTCCAGCGGGGTGTTCATGGAGCGCTTTCCCGAGGTGCAATGCACCCTCTTTGAAGGGGACCACTGGATGGTCATCGAGCAATTGCACGATGGGGTGGTGGAACTGGGCCTGATCTGTTACCCTCCGCTGGATTACGGGGTGGCAGAAGTGCGGCCCCTGCTGCGCATGGTGGAGCCCATCATTCTGGCGGTGCATCCCGACCATCCGCTCAGCCAGAAAAAACTGTGGTCCAGAGAAGCATTTCTGGAAGCCTGTCCTCTGCTTTTGCAGCAACGCTGGTGGCAGGTGACGCCCATGGCTGTGAACACCCTCAACACCCAGGCCCGCAAAATGGCCGATGTGCCGATGGAGGTGGGCCGGCATCTGGTGCACACCGGTCTGGCTGCAGGTTTCTTTCCCAAAATGCTGGTGCAGCCTGAACTGGATGCGGGTGCCCTGGTGCAACTGGAAATCCAGGGACTCCCTCCCATGCTCAGGGAAACAGCCCTGGTGCAACTGGCCCGCAGGCAGCACACCTCCCCCATTGCCCAGCATTTCACGGGGATTCTGGCGCAGGTGGCCCGCAAACTGGACATTGCCATTTACCGGGAGAAAACCTGA